The sequence agcgtgtggtgcctgtaagtgcctacaatttACCCCTacattcatatatctaccaatgtatgctatagaagctaatgactactGACTTGTTatgtagaatgcaatttaatgatgcggaaaagttgaagttACTTGTCGGATTCATTAATCCGTAACAAATTTTCCAGCCCAACTTGGTCATGAAGTTGATGACTGATGACTCTAAGATTAAGGgaaagagtaacaaggagaaagcaagggttaTAAGAGAAATGAGCAAATCACACAGGCTTtaaatgtcaacctacataggaagggctatgttagaaatgcaagacaaggactatatcatggctccctacaactttaagtatgTGTGATacatcaagaacctaacataagtattcaacttaattggtcCATCACGAAtctaacataaagattcatgtagtGACCACTACATtcgtataatgctgatgccgaagtcgagcaggaTTGTGGTCCTTGACTTAGCCGATCTCCCCCAAAAATCGTACCAAGATCTCATCAACGTTATatagaggtaaagaaaatccccatacataaaattcttataaatcatttatgaattgataattacttattggtaTTTGAATAGAgcctacaagtggtatgtaacgaaaggtgggatacacgatgcGGCCAAGCTGGATGCGATGGCGGTTCGTACATATTTTtcggtaataacacacctctaattcttgtatctcactatttacgacaaagagttttattgaactaacgaatacgttgtgtttttatttgaagtaccacaagcaaggtttcaacaCTGTTCgttgtggatattatgtttgccagtttcttaTGGTGAActggaggtacacaacgaaccatgaggatgtaagtcatcattgcgcttgcacattcttatttggttatgtttccattgttagtagtgttttagctctttaagttgtgttttcatttcaggcacGGGTGATCAaacctacccacacctctctcgaagacgaagatatccaaaacatctaacgtgacatgtgccagtttatcatgcatgaagtcatccacaagaataGTAGGTTCTTCGATCTCGGAGGCGAATTGGCTTGCCATcagaggctttgtgagtgggagatgaaagaatacttgtgttgaatatttggcttgtgatgtaaaaatattatacttgtaaataattttatatttgtgttaaatattagacttgtgttgattcaaatacTATTGAAATCTATGATGTTGGAATTTGtattgaaaatgtgttgaaatctggagagaataaaatatatactctttattattttttgaattaaatacataccacaggtgAGTCCTTATATCGCCCGCTTATGAAAATCTACCAATCTACAGGCGATTGCAAAAGAGGCTGCATGTGGAAacctattatcacaggcggttcacttaaggaaccgtctgtgtaaATCGATTtacacaggtggttccttaagtgaaccacctGTGATCATAGGTTTCCACAAGCGTTCTTTTTTGCGCCTATGGAAATTGTCTGTTaggggtcgttattaaggaaccccgacggccccttggttTAATCAGTCCGGCCTCCtggaggctcagcctcccaaagcctcggcctcccgaagctctggccttctggagtcctgcctcccgaaagctcagcctcccaaaggcccGGTCAcctgaagcctcggcctcccgaagccctggccttccgaagccccggccttcccgAGTCCTActtcccgaaggctcagcctcccaagggctcggtctcccgaagcctcggccacCTGCTGCTTGGGCTGGCTTCCCGAAGGCAAAGGCAGAAAGAGGAAGAGTAGAGATCAAAGGATGACTCATGCAAAACAAAAGACGTtgaagacaaaggcagatgatAATGAGAAGTTGGCGAAAAGGTCGCTCTAGCCAATCCCCCTCCTACAAATAAGGAGCCACTTGTCCCCTAAGCGGCGGGCGCATGCCTAGTcctttcgcctgccaggccgaaatcatgggggagtAGAACCGACCCCCATGACccccccaacgacaagacgACACGCGTCCCATGCCAGCCTGACAGGGCAGGATCATGCCTTTCCCCAgggtgcattcaatgccccctgtcacCAACATCATCCAGCATATCGTTCCAgtcacccgggtcaaaccgTCCCAGACAAACCAAACAATACTTGGACTATGAGCCATAAACCACAAGTCAAGGACTGCCAGAGGCCCTGCTCCAAAGGAACCCTGGGCCCGACCGCTCCACTGGCcaccctcgcgaggggctactattgggggtcattgttaaggacccctgacAGCACCTTGGCTTAACCAGTCCGTCCTcctgaaggcttagcctcccaaaggctcgatcTCCCGAAGCCTTGTCCGCCTGAAGCCcaggccttccggagtcctgcctcctgaaggcttagcctcccaaaggctcgctctcctgaagcctcggctTGCCGAAGCCCCGGCTTTCTGGAGCCCCGGCCTTCtagagtcctgcctcccgaaggctcagcctcccaaaggctcggtctcctgaagcctcggcctcccgctcctcAGGCCAGCTTCtcggaggctactgggtgagtcatcaggccttaggaaagatttGCCAAAACGGGAGCACCGGTCaaactttgcctgcaaggaggtgatcagcattaaatacctaggctagtcaacgccgctctgacaccccagcataatggaggctatcctgacacccttgacaGTGTGGTGTCGGGCCGCAGTTGGTGGCTGGCTCACCCTCTTTAGGGGgaaggcaccacgataattaccacggtagatatttatctcctagaTTGGGTAGAAAGcggttatccgggataaggcccagtaaatcggtcagatcctagatatttatacattatgataacttgtacgccaagctacgcacggccctataaataggagccatgatCGCCTGGGCTAACAGACGAGCAAGACAGCGAAAAAGTCACataggtgaaaacacaccaagtcaagCTGTAATACTCCTCCtagagcgatctattttttctacaatcaatacattcgtggtgttccttcctcttaaacttcgtctgcaagcttgagcctcctccttagaagaaactctcgccatacttgctggggcaagactaactctttctccaacaccataggccttcgatcacaggcggGTTGGCTAAACGCCTGTGCAAATGGGTTATgacccgcctctaaaaataattattgTAGTAATGATGGGGATGGAGCCAAAGAGGTCGTAGAAGCTCAAGTCCAGCCATGTGAGTAGCGGCAGGTCGGCGTGCTGACAGGTGTGGATGGCCTGTACAAGGGTGCCAGCGGGGAAAAGCTCTAGCAGTTGGTGTGCGCTAGATGAAGATATATGGGAGGGAGCAactgaagagataagggagggagggagggagggagggagagagagagagagagagagagagagagagagagagagagagagagagagagagagagagagagagagagagagagagagagctagacCTCAACACACGAACCAAAACAAGAGTGAGCCCAATGTCATGTCTAATCTAATATGCAGTGCCGATTCATGGTTACTAGCTGGCACTAAAGTATTAGTGtcagtttattttatttcaagAGCCAGCActaatactgagtatcagtgtccGTTCACCCCAgctcaatcattgatcgagGGTGGGATGttacgaaccagcactgatacttcatcagtgccggttctagcctaGTCGGCACCGGACACCAGAAATCAAATCGCGCATTGCTATCAAGAACCGACGCGGGATTAATGGTAAAGCTTGCGCGGTTGGATGTATTACCGGTGGGCATGTTGCCAGTGAGGGAGTTGTTCCTGATGTATAGCGCCACGAGCCGGTGCAGCTACGCCAGCTTCATGGGGGATGGAGTCGATGAGGTCATAGAATCTAAAGTCTAGCCACGTGAGCAGTGCATGGGGGTGCCAGCGTGAGTGAGCTCCGACAGTCAGCGTGTGCTAGCTGAAGAGATATGGGAGGGAGCAACTGAAGAGTTAAGGGGGAGAGAGGAACCGTCTagaagagataagagagagagagacagatcTCAACACACGAGCCAAAGCCAGGGTGAATCCAAATTTTAGGTCCAATCCAATATGTAGTGTCGGTTGATGGTTACCAATCGGTGCTGAAATATTAGTCCCCGTATAATTTGTTCCAAGAGATGGCACTGATACcgagtatcagtgtcgattcaccCCAGTTTATTCGCTCATTCATTGATCGAGCCGTGATATTATGAACCAACACTATTActtcatcagtgccagttctggACTAGTTGGCACTGATGAACCGACACGGATGACCAATTTTGTTTTATTGGTTCTGCAAATTTGTATTACAAATTCGCAATGAAATACTAAATTGTAGCTCAGCTTATACGCAAATTGGTATGTGTAAGAACGGGTATTTTTGGTCCTTTTTGAAAATTTCATCTCTCCTATTGGACCAGGTGTTATATTTTTGTGGCCATATTGTTTTCTAGCTTATATCCAAATATTTTAGTGCCCACCAGCAAAGATGAAAAAGCGACATCTTTCAGCAAAGACCACACTTTTAAAGTGCCCAATAGCAAAATTTACCCACAAATAACATATATTCTATATAAATAAACATGATATGCATCAAATAAAAAACCTGCAAATTCAAGCCAAACAACACATAAATATCAATTATTCATTATTTCACAAATAATAACCGTGACACATCTTATTTCTTAAATGAAACACGTATCATGTAGGAGGAAGAAACATTGAAGCACGTATATGCTCATGCATATATCAGCATGGAAGGACGACAGATGATGTACGTGCGCGCGTAGGCGTAGCTATATGTGCGCACTACGCAGCAAGACAGTGTCCATGGTGAGCCCTGGGCCGAAGCCGAAGAGCACGCCCCACTCGCATCCCTCTCCAGTGGTGCGGCGGCCCTCAGCGGCAGACCACCGCCGCATCTCGTCGAGGACAAACCAGGCGCACGCGCTGCCCATGTTCCCATACTCGGCCAGCACCTTGCGCGACGCCCGCATCTTCTCCGGCTTCAGCCCCAGCGCCGCCTCCACCTTATCAAGGATGGCCCGGCCACCCGGATGCACCGCCCAGAATAGCGAGTTACGGTCGTCATCGACTACGGCTCCGCCGCTGAGCGTCTCCCGGAGGCCAGCCTCGATGTTCTTGGCGATCAGCGACGGTACCTCGCTAATGAGACTAAACGTGAGGCCGACTTCCCTGAGAAGCCCCTGGATGGCGCCGCCCGTCTCCGGTATGAGGCACTGCGTGGCGTGCACGACGTCGAAGAGCGGTTTCTCCTTCCCCACGACGTGGTCGGCTCCGACAACGACGGCCGACGCCCCGTCCCCGAAAAGCGCCTGGCAGACAAGGTTATCGAAATGGGCGTCATCAAGGCCACGGAAGTACATGACGTTGGTCTCCGCGCATACGGCGAGCACGCGGGCGCCGGCGTTGTTCTCGGCGAGGTCCTTGGCCAGCCGGAGCGCCGCGGCGCCGACGAAGCAGCCCTGGTGGTACAGGGCGACGCGGCGGACGGAGGGGGACAGGCCCAGGAGGCGGACGATATGGTAGTCGGCGCCGGGCATGTCGCTGCCGCCGCTCGTCGAGCCAACGACGAGGTGCGTGATATCCTCGGCCGGTCTGCCCCACTCCTTGAGAGCGGCGGTGGCCGCAGCGGCACCAAGTTCCGGAACCTTGACGGAAACGAATTCCTGGCGCATATCAAGGGTTGGGGCCATGTAGGTGGTCATCTCAGGATTAGCAGCGAGCATCGCCTCATCGATATACAGGTGTCTCTTCTTGATGGTCGACTTCTCACCTGCAATAAAAACACCAGGGTCATATTATCCCATATCCAATAATTAGCTTGTTCCCCTACAAATCGAATATATATACTATTCAGCTTTTATTACTTATTTGATTACAAGTAT is a genomic window of Phragmites australis chromosome 24, lpPhrAust1.1, whole genome shotgun sequence containing:
- the LOC133907042 gene encoding chalcone synthase-like, yielding MGSLSKEEGMQVRRRAAGGASILAIGTANPSNVVEQNAFPDFYFRVTNSDHKQGLKDKFRRICEKSTIKKRHLYIDEAMLAANPEMTTYMAPTLDMRQEFVSVKVPELGAAAATAALKEWGRPAEDITHLVVGSTSGGSDMPGADYHIVRLLGLSPSVRRVALYHQGCFVGAAALRLAKDLAENNAGARVLAVCAETNVMYFRGLDDAHFDNLVCQALFGDGASAVVVGADHVVGKEKPLFDVVHATQCLIPETGGAIQGLLREVGLTFSLISEVPSLIAKNIEAGLRETLSGGAVVDDDRNSLFWAVHPGGRAILDKVEAALGLKPEKMRASRKVLAEYGNMGSACAWFVLDEMRRWSAAEGRRTTGEGCEWGVLFGFGPGLTMDTVLLRSAHI